A portion of the Chromobacterium sp. IIBBL 290-4 genome contains these proteins:
- a CDS encoding MFS transporter: MNATELRASLGLAGIYALRMLGMFLILPVFALYAKTLQGADNHTLIGLALGSYGLTQAILQLPLGMLSDRIGRKKVIYGGLILFALGSFVAAGAHDIATLTIGRVIQGAGAISAAITALLADLTREENRTKAMAMIGMSIGTTFAASLVLGPILAKYIGVNGIFALTGALSLAALIGVWLIIPDPVQSRFHSDTEANAKRLPAVLKNSQLLRLNYGIFALHAAQMAMFVTVPFALIKTAHLDKSQHWQVYLPVTVIGFILMVPAIIYGEKKAKLKQVFVGAIALMTAAQLGMALALDSFWMIAIWLSLYFIAFNILEATLPSLISKIAPADAKGTAIGVYNTSQSFGLFLGAAAGGWLYSHYGPAGVFGFTTLLMLSWLVWSLGMQPPKAVRSVMFHIGEAWHGDADTLSHELASVAGVHEAVVVLADRVAYLKVSQQQWDETEVKRLIAATF; this comes from the coding sequence ATGAACGCCACCGAATTGCGGGCCAGCCTGGGGCTGGCCGGTATCTACGCCTTGCGCATGCTGGGCATGTTTCTGATTCTGCCCGTCTTCGCGCTTTACGCCAAAACGCTGCAAGGCGCCGACAACCATACCCTGATCGGCCTGGCACTGGGCAGCTACGGCCTGACCCAGGCCATTCTGCAGCTGCCGCTGGGCATGCTGTCCGACCGCATCGGCCGCAAAAAGGTGATCTACGGCGGCCTGATCCTGTTTGCGCTGGGCAGCTTCGTCGCCGCCGGCGCGCACGATATCGCCACGCTGACCATAGGCCGGGTCATCCAGGGCGCCGGCGCCATCTCCGCCGCCATCACCGCCCTGCTGGCCGACCTGACCCGCGAAGAAAACCGCACCAAGGCGATGGCGATGATAGGCATGTCCATCGGCACCACCTTCGCCGCCAGCCTGGTGCTGGGCCCCATCCTGGCCAAATACATAGGCGTCAACGGCATCTTCGCCCTCACCGGCGCGCTATCGCTGGCCGCGCTGATAGGCGTGTGGCTAATCATCCCGGACCCGGTGCAGTCCCGTTTCCATTCGGACACCGAAGCCAACGCCAAGCGCCTGCCGGCCGTGTTGAAAAACAGCCAGCTGCTGCGCCTCAATTACGGCATCTTCGCGCTGCACGCGGCGCAGATGGCCATGTTCGTCACCGTGCCCTTCGCGCTGATCAAAACCGCCCATCTGGACAAATCCCAGCACTGGCAGGTTTACCTGCCGGTAACGGTGATCGGCTTCATCCTGATGGTGCCGGCCATCATTTACGGCGAAAAGAAGGCCAAGCTCAAGCAGGTTTTCGTCGGCGCCATCGCGCTGATGACCGCCGCCCAGCTGGGCATGGCGCTGGCGCTGGACAGTTTCTGGATGATCGCCATCTGGCTGTCGCTGTATTTCATCGCCTTCAACATCCTGGAAGCCACCCTGCCCTCGCTGATCTCCAAGATCGCCCCGGCCGACGCCAAGGGCACCGCCATCGGCGTGTACAACACCTCGCAATCCTTCGGCCTGTTCCTGGGCGCGGCGGCCGGCGGCTGGCTGTACAGCCACTACGGCCCGGCCGGCGTGTTCGGCTTCACCACGCTGCTGATGCTGTCCTGGCTGGTATGGTCGTTAGGCATGCAGCCGCCCAAAGCGGTGCGCTCGGTGATGTTCCATATCGGCGAAGCCTGGCATGGCGACGCGGACACCCTATCGCACGAGTTGGCCAGCGTGGCCGGCGTGCACGAGGCCGTGGTGGTTCTGGCCGACCGCGTGGCTTATCTCAAGGTATCGCAACAGCAATGGGATGAAACGGAAGTGAAGCGCCTGATCGCCGCCACCTTCTAA
- the uvrA gene encoding excinuclease ABC subunit UvrA: MDSIRIRGARTHNLKNINLDLPRHQLIVITGLSGSGKSSLAFDTLYAEGQRRYVESLSAYARQFLQLMEKPDVDLIEGLSPAISIEQKATSHNPRSTVGTVTEIHDYLRLLFARVGDPHCPEHGEPLSSQTVSQMVDHVLALPEETRMMILAPVIVGRKGENLDLFDDLRAQGFVRVRVDGEVYELDAVPKLDKNKKHTIEVVIDRLKVRADMQQRLAESFETALRHAEGRAIAVEMDSGKEHWFSAKFACPVCSYSLPELEPRLFSFNNPMGACPKCDGLGEITFFDPKRVVAHPELSLASGAIKGWDKRNQFYYQMLLALGEHYDFSVNDLSFEDLPEKVKHVVLHGSGRDSIEFSYMSEKGTKFSRAHPFEGIIPNLERRYRETDSMAVREELAKYQNNQACPHCSGSRLRLEARHVFIGKRTLHDINQLPLKDTAAFFDGLEFTGQKQAVAEKIVKEIRERVSFLNNVGLDYLNLSRSADTLSGGEAQRIRLASQIGSGLTGVMYVLDEPSIGLHQRDNDRLLGTLKRLRDLGNSVIVVEHDEDAIREADYLVDMGPGAGEHGGEVLVSGTPDEVAACENSVTGAFLSGRRKIALPGGRRELSEERMLQLIGATGNNLKDVTLNLPLGGLVCITGVSGSGKSTLINDTLYKIAARDLNGASEEPSPYREIKGLDQLDKVINVDQSPIGRTPRSNPATYTGLFTPIRELFSGVPLARERGYGPGRFSFNVKGGRCEACQGDGVIKVEMHFLPDIYVPCDVCHGKRYNRETLEVHYKGKSIQEVLEMTVEQALEFFAVVPPVARKLKTLMDVGLGYIRLGQSATTLSGGEAQRVKLGLELSKRDTGRTLYILDEPTTGLHFHDIDLLLQVLHRLRESGNTVVVIEHNLDVVKTADWLIDLGPEGGAGGGQILVSGTPEQVAAHPASHTGRYLAPLLARDQG; encoded by the coding sequence ATGGACAGCATCCGCATCCGTGGCGCCCGCACCCACAATCTGAAGAACATCAATCTCGATCTGCCGCGCCATCAGCTGATCGTGATTACCGGCCTGTCCGGCTCCGGCAAGTCCTCGCTCGCCTTCGACACCCTGTACGCCGAGGGCCAGCGCCGCTACGTGGAAAGCCTGTCGGCCTACGCGCGCCAGTTTTTGCAGCTGATGGAAAAGCCCGATGTGGATTTGATCGAGGGCTTGAGCCCGGCCATCTCCATCGAGCAGAAGGCCACCAGCCACAACCCGCGCTCCACCGTCGGCACCGTCACCGAAATTCACGACTATCTGCGCCTGCTGTTCGCCCGCGTGGGCGATCCGCATTGCCCGGAGCACGGCGAGCCATTGTCCAGCCAGACCGTCAGCCAGATGGTGGACCACGTGCTGGCGCTGCCGGAAGAAACGCGGATGATGATCCTGGCGCCGGTCATCGTCGGCCGCAAGGGCGAGAACCTGGACCTGTTCGACGACCTGCGCGCGCAGGGCTTTGTCCGCGTGCGGGTGGACGGCGAGGTGTACGAGCTGGACGCGGTGCCCAAGCTGGACAAGAACAAGAAGCACACCATCGAGGTGGTGATAGACCGCCTCAAGGTGCGCGCCGATATGCAGCAACGCCTGGCCGAGAGCTTCGAGACCGCGCTGCGCCACGCCGAGGGCCGTGCCATCGCTGTGGAAATGGATAGCGGCAAGGAGCACTGGTTCTCGGCCAAGTTCGCCTGCCCGGTGTGCAGCTACAGCCTGCCGGAGCTGGAGCCGCGGTTGTTCTCGTTCAACAATCCGATGGGCGCCTGTCCCAAGTGCGACGGCCTGGGCGAGATCACCTTCTTCGATCCCAAGCGCGTGGTGGCGCATCCGGAGCTGAGCCTGGCCTCCGGCGCGATCAAGGGCTGGGACAAGCGCAACCAGTTCTACTACCAGATGCTGCTGGCGCTGGGCGAGCATTACGATTTCTCGGTCAATGATCTGTCTTTCGAAGACTTGCCGGAGAAGGTCAAGCATGTGGTGCTGCATGGTTCCGGCCGCGACAGCATCGAGTTCAGCTATATGTCGGAGAAGGGCACCAAGTTCAGCCGCGCCCATCCCTTCGAGGGCATCATTCCCAATCTGGAGCGCCGCTACCGCGAAACCGACTCTATGGCGGTGCGCGAGGAGCTGGCCAAGTATCAAAACAACCAGGCCTGCCCGCATTGCAGCGGCTCGCGTCTGCGGCTGGAGGCGCGCCATGTGTTCATCGGCAAGCGCACCCTGCATGACATCAACCAGCTGCCGCTGAAGGATACCGCGGCCTTTTTCGACGGCCTGGAGTTCACCGGCCAGAAACAGGCGGTGGCGGAAAAGATCGTCAAGGAAATCCGCGAGCGGGTGTCCTTCCTCAATAATGTGGGTCTGGATTACCTGAACCTGTCCCGTTCCGCCGATACCTTGTCCGGCGGCGAGGCGCAGCGCATCCGGCTGGCCAGCCAGATCGGCTCCGGCCTGACCGGCGTGATGTATGTGCTGGACGAGCCGTCCATCGGCTTGCACCAGCGCGACAACGACCGCCTGCTGGGCACGCTGAAGCGGCTGCGCGACCTGGGCAATAGCGTGATCGTGGTGGAGCACGACGAAGACGCCATCCGCGAGGCGGACTACCTGGTGGATATGGGCCCCGGCGCCGGCGAGCACGGCGGCGAGGTGCTGGTGTCCGGCACGCCGGATGAAGTGGCGGCTTGCGAAAACTCGGTCACGGGCGCCTTCCTGTCCGGCCGCCGCAAGATCGCCCTGCCGGGCGGCCGCCGCGAGCTCTCCGAGGAGCGCATGCTGCAATTGATCGGCGCCACCGGCAATAATCTGAAGGATGTGACGCTGAACCTGCCGCTGGGCGGCCTGGTGTGCATCACCGGCGTGTCCGGCTCCGGCAAGTCCACGCTGATCAACGACACGTTGTACAAGATCGCCGCGCGCGACCTGAACGGCGCCAGCGAAGAGCCGTCGCCGTACCGCGAGATCAAGGGCCTGGATCAGCTGGACAAGGTGATCAACGTCGACCAGAGCCCGATCGGCCGCACGCCGCGCTCCAACCCGGCCACCTATACCGGCCTGTTCACGCCGATACGCGAGCTGTTCTCCGGCGTGCCGCTGGCGCGCGAGCGCGGCTATGGTCCGGGCCGCTTCTCCTTCAACGTCAAGGGCGGCCGCTGCGAGGCCTGCCAGGGCGACGGCGTCATCAAGGTGGAAATGCACTTCCTGCCGGACATCTACGTGCCTTGCGACGTTTGCCACGGCAAGCGCTACAACCGCGAGACGCTGGAAGTGCATTACAAGGGCAAGAGCATCCAGGAAGTGCTGGAGATGACGGTGGAGCAGGCGTTGGAATTCTTCGCCGTGGTGCCGCCGGTGGCGCGCAAGCTCAAAACCTTGATGGACGTGGGCCTGGGCTATATCCGCCTGGGCCAGAGCGCCACCACGCTGTCCGGCGGCGAGGCGCAGCGGGTGAAGCTGGGCCTGGAACTCTCCAAGCGCGATACCGGCCGAACGCTGTATATTCTGGACGAGCCGACCACCGGCTTGCACTTCCACGATATCGACCTGCTGCTGCAAGTGCTGCATCGCCTGCGCGAGAGCGGCAACACCGTGGTGGTGATCGAACACAATCTGGACGTGGTCAAGACCGCGGACTGGCTGATCGACTTGGGGCCGGAGGGTGGCGCCGGCGGCGGCCAGATTCTGGTCAGCGGCACGCCGGAGCAAGTGGCGGCCCATCCGGCCAGCCACACCGGCCGTTACCTGGCGCCGCTGCTGGCGCGGGATCAGGGCTGA
- a CDS encoding single-stranded DNA-binding protein yields the protein MNSITFDGRLAADAELRYTPSGEPVLSFRVASDIGFGERKSTNWFSCQVWGKRGESLKNYLAKGQQVTVYGQLTLREWQDKDGNKRLSPDVRVNELSLQGGRNEMGASSGGMGGGMDDGYGYNAPAPRQEAPAAPRRQEPKAAPRMDDMDDDIPF from the coding sequence ATGAACAGCATCACCTTTGACGGCCGCCTGGCCGCCGACGCCGAACTGCGCTACACCCCGAGCGGCGAACCCGTTCTGTCGTTCCGCGTGGCCAGCGACATCGGCTTCGGCGAACGCAAGTCCACCAACTGGTTCAGCTGCCAGGTATGGGGCAAGCGCGGTGAATCGCTGAAGAACTACCTGGCCAAAGGCCAACAAGTGACCGTATACGGCCAACTGACCCTGCGCGAATGGCAGGACAAAGACGGCAACAAACGCCTGTCCCCGGACGTGCGCGTCAACGAACTGAGCCTGCAAGGCGGCCGCAATGAAATGGGCGCCTCCTCCGGCGGCATGGGCGGCGGCATGGATGATGGCTACGGCTACAACGCCCCGGCCCCGCGCCAGGAAGCCCCGGCCGCCCCGCGCCGCCAGGAGCCGAAAGCCGCTCCGCGCATGGACGACATGGACGACGACATTCCGTTCTGA
- a CDS encoding ABC transporter ATP-binding protein — MNQAIQTDRAEWALRMREVNKSFGRPVIQGMNLNVRRGEFYTLLGANGAGKTTTLRMAVGLTQADSGEIQLLGRDLKTEAREIKQRLAFLPDEPLLYDKLKPLEYLEYVAGLWGMQPARAQEKAVELINWLGLSAVVDEVADGFSRGMRQKLALAGALIHEPELIILDEPLTGLDAAAAKQVKDLLQSHVETGGTVIFSTHIMEVAERLAQRIGIIRDGRLLAEGTLDALRSQLGWAQGSLEDVFLEMTGQAA, encoded by the coding sequence TTGAATCAGGCAATCCAGACGGACCGCGCGGAATGGGCCTTGCGGATGCGGGAGGTCAACAAAAGCTTTGGCCGTCCGGTGATCCAGGGCATGAATCTCAACGTCAGGCGTGGGGAGTTCTATACCCTGCTAGGGGCCAATGGGGCCGGCAAAACCACGACCTTGAGAATGGCCGTGGGGCTGACCCAAGCGGACAGCGGAGAAATCCAGCTGCTTGGGCGCGATCTCAAGACCGAGGCGCGGGAAATCAAGCAACGCTTGGCGTTTCTGCCGGACGAGCCCTTGCTGTACGACAAACTCAAGCCGCTGGAGTATCTGGAGTACGTCGCCGGTTTGTGGGGCATGCAGCCGGCGCGGGCGCAGGAAAAGGCGGTCGAGCTGATCAATTGGTTAGGCCTGTCCGCGGTGGTGGACGAGGTGGCGGACGGATTTTCGCGCGGCATGCGGCAAAAGCTGGCCTTGGCGGGCGCTTTGATCCATGAGCCGGAATTGATCATTCTCGATGAGCCCTTGACCGGGCTGGACGCGGCGGCGGCGAAACAGGTCAAGGACTTGCTGCAAAGCCATGTCGAAACAGGCGGCACCGTGATTTTCAGCACCCACATCATGGAAGTGGCTGAGAGGCTGGCGCAGCGCATAGGCATTATCCGCGATGGCAGGCTGCTGGCCGAGGGAACCTTGGATGCCTTGCGCAGCCAGCTGGGCTGGGCGCAGGGGTCGCTTGAAGATGTGTTTCTGGAAATGACGGGGCAGGCGGCATGA
- a CDS encoding glycoside hydrolase family 19 protein: MKPFFPLALLLLSLPALAAPWNAQAPYQKGQVVQWQGKSWQAKWPTRGETPGANPKGSWIAHVGGTLRKLDDAAPTIPTLQQALQHEADLTNNDFFRKVKASIRTLPSDQVELVSPGRAANPLNVRRVERLLPSAKWDYYFTRRDPSYTYTRFLQAVAKFPAVCDDYSDGRDADAICRHSLATMFAHFAQETGNHDASDTIPQWRQGLAYLREMGCTDTGPGCGYNTECDDPVFNKVWTCGKNADGSWKKYFGRGAKQLSYNYNYGPFSQAMNNGDQSVLLQNPDLVASTWLNLASATFFFVYPQPPKPSMLHVIDGTWVPNAADIAAGAGNNFATTIQIINGECGGGTERQAAQNRIDYYKQFAHDLGWDYGAEQLSCANMQRFTAASSAAYNIYWEKDWKWGDDYQCQLVSYQTPYSALQAGNYQHCVEDNWGIKLQ, translated from the coding sequence ATGAAGCCGTTTTTCCCGCTTGCCCTGTTGCTGCTGTCCCTGCCTGCGCTCGCCGCGCCATGGAATGCCCAAGCCCCCTATCAAAAAGGCCAAGTCGTGCAATGGCAAGGCAAGAGCTGGCAAGCCAAGTGGCCCACCCGCGGCGAAACACCGGGCGCCAATCCCAAGGGCTCCTGGATCGCCCATGTCGGCGGCACGCTGCGCAAGCTGGATGACGCCGCGCCGACCATCCCCACCTTGCAGCAAGCCTTGCAGCATGAGGCGGACCTGACCAACAACGACTTTTTCCGCAAGGTGAAAGCCTCCATCCGCACCCTGCCCAGCGACCAGGTGGAACTGGTGTCGCCCGGCCGCGCCGCCAATCCGCTCAACGTGCGCCGCGTGGAGCGGCTGTTGCCGTCGGCCAAATGGGACTACTACTTCACCCGCCGCGACCCCAGCTACACTTACACCCGCTTCCTGCAGGCGGTGGCCAAATTCCCGGCCGTCTGCGACGACTACAGCGACGGCCGCGACGCCGACGCCATCTGCCGCCACAGCCTGGCCACCATGTTCGCCCACTTTGCCCAGGAAACCGGCAACCACGACGCCAGCGACACCATTCCGCAATGGCGCCAGGGCCTGGCCTATCTGCGCGAAATGGGCTGCACCGACACCGGCCCCGGCTGCGGCTACAACACCGAATGCGACGACCCGGTGTTCAACAAGGTATGGACTTGCGGCAAGAATGCCGACGGCAGCTGGAAGAAGTATTTCGGCCGCGGCGCCAAGCAGCTGTCTTACAACTACAACTACGGCCCGTTCTCGCAGGCGATGAACAACGGCGACCAGTCCGTGCTGCTGCAAAACCCGGACCTGGTGGCTAGCACTTGGCTCAACCTGGCCTCCGCCACCTTCTTCTTCGTCTACCCGCAGCCGCCCAAGCCGTCGATGCTGCATGTGATAGACGGCACCTGGGTGCCGAACGCCGCCGACATCGCCGCCGGCGCCGGCAACAACTTCGCCACCACCATCCAGATCATCAACGGCGAATGCGGCGGCGGCACCGAGCGCCAGGCCGCTCAAAACCGCATCGACTACTACAAGCAGTTCGCCCACGACCTGGGCTGGGACTACGGCGCCGAGCAGCTGTCCTGCGCCAATATGCAGCGCTTCACCGCCGCCAGCTCCGCCGCCTACAACATCTACTGGGAAAAAGACTGGAAATGGGGCGACGACTACCAGTGCCAGCTGGTCAGCTACCAGACGCCGTACAGCGCGCTACAGGCCGGCAACTACCAGCACTGCGTGGAGGACAACTGGGGCATCAAGCTGCAATAA
- a CDS encoding class I SAM-dependent methyltransferase codes for MTQTPQPGAADHPTAHWQEAGAERSARWRSEAGLPPPKRIVIADDNLSADAAYKLACEGGTLLWRGDYQNARQLLQALARRVDRKGAKPGATPLESFHLHRQAQGRRAQILSRLVLPLDADYAIPLRRAPDLRQACQEAYGEGDEASLVSLRELLGLIGAHEWRKKGVEVKALAARIHPHYGVFAPIRGEYVDLAADAPLPGTELAFDIGTGSGVLAALLAKRGVARVVATDQDPRALACAADNLQRLQLDGQVALQRANLFPEGRAQLAVCNPPWLPAKPSSAIEYAVYDPDSAMLRGFLDGLAAHLLPGGEGWLILSDLAEHLGLRSREQLLQWIDQAGLTVLGRLDVKPSHKKAVEQTDGLSAARRAEITSLWRLGVK; via the coding sequence ATGACCCAGACACCGCAGCCCGGCGCCGCCGACCACCCCACCGCGCATTGGCAGGAAGCCGGCGCCGAACGCAGCGCCCGCTGGCGCTCCGAAGCCGGACTGCCGCCGCCCAAACGCATCGTAATCGCCGACGACAACCTGTCCGCCGACGCCGCCTACAAGCTGGCCTGCGAAGGCGGCACCCTGCTGTGGCGCGGCGACTACCAGAACGCCCGCCAGTTGCTGCAGGCATTGGCGCGGCGCGTGGACCGCAAGGGCGCCAAACCCGGCGCCACGCCGCTGGAGTCCTTCCACCTGCACCGCCAGGCGCAGGGCCGCCGCGCGCAGATCTTGTCGCGGCTGGTGCTGCCGCTGGACGCCGACTACGCCATCCCGCTGCGGCGCGCGCCCGACTTGCGCCAGGCCTGCCAGGAGGCGTACGGCGAAGGCGACGAAGCCTCGCTGGTGTCGCTGCGCGAGCTCTTGGGCCTGATAGGCGCGCACGAATGGCGCAAGAAAGGCGTGGAAGTGAAGGCGCTAGCCGCCCGCATCCATCCGCATTACGGCGTGTTCGCGCCGATACGCGGCGAATACGTCGACCTAGCGGCCGACGCCCCGCTGCCTGGGACGGAGCTGGCCTTCGACATCGGCACCGGCAGCGGCGTGCTGGCGGCGCTGCTGGCCAAGCGCGGCGTGGCCCGCGTAGTGGCCACCGACCAGGACCCGCGCGCGCTGGCCTGCGCCGCCGACAATCTGCAGCGCCTGCAGCTGGACGGCCAGGTGGCGCTGCAACGCGCCAACCTATTCCCGGAAGGCCGGGCGCAGCTGGCGGTGTGCAACCCGCCCTGGCTGCCGGCCAAACCCAGCTCGGCGATCGAATACGCGGTCTACGACCCCGACAGCGCCATGCTGCGCGGCTTCCTGGATGGCCTGGCGGCGCACCTGCTGCCAGGCGGCGAAGGCTGGCTGATCCTGTCCGACCTGGCCGAGCACCTGGGCCTGCGTTCGCGCGAGCAACTGCTGCAATGGATAGACCAGGCCGGCCTCACGGTGCTGGGCCGGCTGGACGTCAAACCCAGCCACAAGAAAGCGGTGGAGCAAACCGACGGACTGAGCGCGGCGCGCCGGGCCGAAATCACCAGCTTGTGGCGGCTGGGCGTCAAATAA
- a CDS encoding thioredoxin family protein, translating to MNHYRSDHPGADEVAALPGLTLLEFGIDSCPHCQRSRPLLDAFLATHLEVRHLALEDGRGRRLGRQFGVKLWPTFILLREGKEAGRAVRPADAQALNLLDG from the coding sequence ATGAACCATTATCGATCAGACCACCCCGGCGCCGACGAGGTGGCGGCGCTGCCGGGCTTGACGCTGCTGGAGTTCGGCATCGACAGCTGCCCGCATTGCCAGCGTTCCCGGCCTTTGCTCGACGCGTTTCTGGCTACGCATCTGGAGGTGCGGCATCTGGCGCTGGAGGACGGGCGCGGCCGGCGTCTGGGGCGGCAGTTCGGCGTCAAGCTGTGGCCGACTTTCATTCTGCTGCGGGAGGGAAAGGAAGCCGGCAGGGCGGTCCGGCCTGCGGACGCGCAGGCCTTGAACCTTCTCGACGGCTAG
- a CDS encoding VOC family protein: MLSLGKIDHIHIRVKDVAVALKWYQRVLGLTQDARYKTDGEHNNAMLANASGNVRLALSEDADAAPSGAQGAVAFVVSGQEFVEWIDQLAGERVVNREGQSIARDSVRDHRFFCALSFVDPFGNPFEIVSYDHTWLVGKLKLGSPLAV, encoded by the coding sequence ATGCTGAGCTTAGGCAAAATCGATCACATCCATATCCGCGTCAAGGACGTGGCTGTCGCCCTGAAATGGTATCAGCGCGTGCTGGGGCTGACTCAGGACGCCCGCTATAAGACCGACGGCGAGCATAACAACGCCATGCTGGCCAATGCCAGCGGCAATGTGCGGCTGGCGCTCAGCGAAGACGCCGACGCGGCGCCGTCCGGCGCGCAGGGCGCGGTGGCCTTCGTGGTCAGCGGCCAGGAGTTCGTCGAATGGATAGACCAACTGGCCGGCGAGCGCGTGGTCAACCGCGAAGGCCAGAGCATCGCCCGCGATTCGGTGCGCGATCACCGTTTCTTCTGCGCGCTGTCCTTCGTCGACCCCTTCGGCAATCCGTTCGAGATCGTCAGCTACGACCACACCTGGCTGGTGGGCAAGCTGAAGCTGGGCAGCCCGTTGGCGGTTTGA
- a CDS encoding OmpA family protein translates to MMKNTLVSLLVAASVAGLGGCANMSDTQKGVGGGAAIGATVGAAIGALTAGGHSGRSAATGAAIGGLLGAGGGYMWSQHMQKQKEAMEQATKGTGIGVSQTADNRLKINIPSDASFDTGSYALKPSLKPVLDKLATTLQQNPVTSVNIIGHTDNTGTDAINEPLSINRAKATQSYIASRGVDIGRIGIDGKGSREPVADNGTVSGRAMNRRVEIYVAEPAQPQK, encoded by the coding sequence ATGATGAAGAATACGCTGGTATCGCTTTTGGTTGCCGCAAGCGTGGCGGGTTTGGGCGGCTGCGCCAATATGAGCGACACGCAGAAGGGCGTGGGCGGCGGCGCGGCCATCGGCGCCACTGTGGGCGCGGCCATCGGCGCCTTGACGGCGGGCGGCCATAGCGGCCGCAGCGCGGCTACCGGCGCGGCCATCGGCGGCCTGCTGGGCGCGGGCGGCGGCTATATGTGGTCGCAGCACATGCAGAAGCAGAAAGAGGCGATGGAGCAGGCCACCAAGGGCACCGGCATAGGCGTGAGCCAGACTGCCGACAACCGCTTGAAGATCAATATCCCTAGCGACGCCTCCTTTGACACCGGCAGCTACGCGCTCAAGCCCAGCCTGAAGCCGGTGCTGGACAAGCTGGCGACGACGCTGCAGCAAAACCCGGTGACCTCGGTCAACATCATCGGCCATACCGACAACACCGGCACCGACGCCATCAACGAGCCGCTGTCGATCAACCGCGCCAAGGCGACGCAGAGCTATATCGCGTCCCGCGGGGTGGACATCGGCCGCATCGGCATAGACGGCAAAGGCTCGCGCGAGCCGGTGGCCGACAATGGCACCGTGTCCGGCCGGGCGATGAACCGCCGCGTGGAAATCTACGTGGCCGAGCCGGCGCAGCCGCAGAAGTAA